In a genomic window of Pseudomonadota bacterium:
- a CDS encoding cobyrinate a,c-diamide synthase gives MSAARGLIIAAPKSGSGKTILTLGLLRQWTRSGIAAAPFKVGPDYIDAAYHAAAAGRACANLDSWAMRGESLDVSAAALAQDAEFILGEGVMGLFDGAAGGGGATADLAAHFCLPVVLVIDVRGQGASVAALAQGFASHRADVEVAAVIFNHVASPRHEDILRSAMALTGIAVLGALPRDAALALPARHLGLVQAGESEDLEAFLNAAADHVARHVDSEGLRALGRPLHTSQGAAPPCLLQPLGRKIAVARDVAFAFSYEAVLAGWRQAGAALSFFSPLADEAPDAGADAIYLPGGYPELHAGRLAANSNFMGGLRRAAQNDVFIYGECGGYMVLGDGLIDAAGQRHAMAGLLPLETSFAAPRLHLGYRETEMLRDTPLAARGAQFRGHEFHYAAVTQEDGAHSLFRCSDSGGKDLGNMGLAAGAVMGSFIHLIDRR, from the coding sequence GTGAGTGCGGCGCGGGGGCTCATTATCGCAGCCCCCAAGTCGGGCTCCGGCAAGACCATTCTCACGCTCGGCTTGTTGCGCCAGTGGACGCGTTCAGGAATCGCCGCAGCGCCGTTTAAGGTCGGGCCCGACTATATCGATGCCGCTTATCACGCTGCCGCGGCCGGGCGCGCGTGCGCCAATCTTGATAGCTGGGCGATGCGCGGCGAAAGTCTCGACGTTAGCGCTGCGGCGTTGGCGCAAGACGCCGAATTCATTCTTGGTGAGGGTGTGATGGGGCTGTTCGATGGGGCTGCCGGTGGTGGTGGCGCGACCGCCGATCTTGCCGCCCATTTCTGTCTTCCGGTGGTCCTGGTCATCGATGTGCGCGGCCAGGGCGCTTCGGTCGCGGCGTTGGCGCAAGGGTTTGCCAGTCATCGCGCCGATGTTGAGGTCGCTGCGGTAATCTTCAACCATGTCGCCAGCCCCCGCCATGAAGACATCTTGCGGAGTGCCATGGCGCTGACCGGCATTGCCGTTCTGGGGGCGTTGCCGCGCGACGCGGCGTTGGCCTTGCCGGCGCGCCATCTTGGGCTGGTTCAGGCCGGCGAATCAGAGGATTTAGAGGCGTTCCTCAACGCCGCCGCCGATCACGTCGCGCGCCATGTCGATAGCGAGGGATTGCGCGCGCTCGGCCGGCCGCTCCACACATCGCAAGGCGCCGCGCCACCTTGCCTGCTCCAGCCGCTTGGCCGGAAAATCGCCGTCGCCCGCGATGTCGCTTTTGCCTTCAGCTATGAGGCGGTATTGGCGGGCTGGCGCCAGGCCGGAGCGGCGCTCAGCTTTTTCTCGCCGCTCGCCGACGAAGCCCCAGACGCTGGTGCGGATGCCATTTATCTGCCCGGCGGCTATCCGGAATTGCATGCCGGACGGCTCGCCGCCAACAGTAATTTTATGGGCGGGTTACGCCGCGCTGCGCAAAACGATGTTTTTATTTATGGCGAATGCGGCGGCTACATGGTGTTGGGCGATGGTCTGATCGATGCGGCGGGCCAGCGCCACGCCATGGCCGGGCTGTTGCCGCTCGAGACGAGCTTTGCGGCACCCCGTCTCCATCTCGGCTACCGCGAAACAGAGATGCTGCGCGATACGCCGCTTGCCGCAAGGGGCGCGCAGTTTCGCGGTCATGAATTCCATTATGCCGCGGTGACGCAGGAAGACGGCGCGCACTCGCTCTTTCGCTGTTCCGATTCCGGCGGCAAGGATCTCGGTAATATGGGCTTAGCGGCAGGCGCGGTGATGGGTTCGTTCATCCACCTTATCGATCGCCGTTAA
- a CDS encoding PBP1A family penicillin-binding protein produces the protein MAKSPKSKSASRGKKAKSSDASAKPKAATAKPKAASAKPKAASAKLKAASAKPKPADTLPRTVDQKKTPRKRRKSPWREIRIALIALIWLTLLAAGFIAYVAHDLPDSDSLTGPKSAPAVTLLAADGSTLASFGAHWGEFVAVREMSPLLPQAVVAIEDRRFYEHGGMDAMGVLRALWRNIVSGRLREGGSTITQQLAKIAFLTPAKSLERKVQELFLAFRLERDFSKDEILTLYLNRVYLGAGSYGVDAAAKRYFGKSARHVNLAEAAVLAGLLKAPSRLSPARDLAAARRRAALVLDSMVAAGFIAAADAARAKAAPASLIRQRNRSGAARYFNDWVRAQVPAYAGREAPALTVHTTLDPAMQQAAEAALARGLEDASGRAVGEGALVALAPDGAVLAMVGGRDYGVSQFNRASQALRQPGSAFKTIVYLAGMEAGLAPDDIFEDAPIEIAGWAPRNYSGTYRGPVSLRDAFAASVNSVAVRVGQKAGINSVAKLARRLGIRSELPRDASLSLGSGDLTLIELTAAYAPLAGDGTLALPHGIREVRNRGGEILYARSGSGAGQVIAPQPAAAMRDLLAAVITGGTGRGAALPPELGPAYGKTGTSQNFRDAWFVGFAGNVVVGVWLGNDDGKPMQGVTGGGAPAAIWRDFMTQALR, from the coding sequence ATGGCCAAATCGCCAAAATCTAAGAGCGCGTCCCGAGGGAAAAAGGCGAAATCCAGCGACGCTAGTGCAAAGCCTAAGGCCGCAACTGCGAAGCCCAAGGCCGCGAGCGCGAAGCCCAAGGCCGCGAGCGCCAAGCTCAAGGCGGCCAGCGCAAAGCCAAAGCCCGCCGACACGCTGCCGAGAACCGTCGACCAAAAGAAAACCCCTAGAAAGCGGCGTAAATCTCCTTGGCGAGAAATCAGGATAGCGCTGATTGCTCTGATTTGGCTGACTCTCCTGGCCGCCGGCTTCATAGCCTATGTCGCCCATGACCTGCCCGACAGCGATAGTCTCACCGGACCCAAAAGCGCGCCCGCCGTCACCCTATTGGCCGCGGACGGTTCGACGCTGGCCAGCTTCGGCGCCCATTGGGGCGAATTCGTCGCCGTGCGCGAGATGTCACCGCTGCTGCCGCAAGCCGTCGTCGCCATTGAAGACCGGCGATTCTACGAGCATGGCGGCATGGACGCGATGGGCGTGCTGCGGGCGCTGTGGCGCAATATCGTGTCCGGGCGTCTGCGCGAAGGCGGCAGCACCATCACCCAGCAATTGGCCAAAATCGCCTTTCTCACGCCGGCAAAATCGCTTGAGCGCAAAGTTCAAGAACTGTTCCTGGCCTTTCGCCTGGAGCGCGACTTTAGCAAGGACGAAATCCTCACGCTCTATCTCAACCGGGTTTATCTCGGCGCCGGAAGCTATGGCGTCGATGCGGCGGCAAAGCGTTATTTCGGCAAATCTGCGCGGCACGTAAATCTCGCCGAGGCGGCTGTGCTTGCCGGCCTGTTAAAGGCGCCGTCGCGGCTCTCGCCGGCGCGCGATCTTGCCGCAGCACGCCGCCGCGCCGCGCTGGTGCTCGACAGCATGGTGGCAGCCGGTTTCATCGCGGCAGCGGATGCCGCGCGCGCCAAAGCTGCACCGGCCAGCCTGATCAGGCAGAGAAACCGATCCGGCGCGGCACGCTATTTCAATGATTGGGTCAGGGCGCAAGTGCCTGCCTATGCCGGGCGCGAGGCGCCGGCGCTGACCGTCCACACCACGCTCGATCCGGCAATGCAGCAGGCAGCGGAGGCAGCACTGGCGCGTGGACTCGAAGATGCGTCTGGCCGCGCCGTCGGCGAAGGCGCCCTGGTGGCGCTTGCGCCAGATGGCGCGGTGCTCGCAATGGTCGGCGGCCGGGATTACGGCGTTAGTCAGTTTAACCGGGCGAGCCAGGCGCTGCGGCAGCCCGGATCAGCGTTCAAAACCATCGTCTATCTTGCCGGCATGGAAGCCGGACTAGCGCCCGACGACATATTCGAGGACGCGCCGATCGAGATCGCCGGCTGGGCGCCGCGCAACTATAGCGGCACATATCGCGGGCCGGTTTCCCTCCGCGATGCGTTTGCCGCCTCGGTCAACAGTGTCGCCGTACGTGTCGGTCAGAAGGCCGGCATCAACAGCGTCGCCAAGCTGGCGCGCCGGCTCGGCATCCGAAGCGAGCTGCCGCGCGATGCTAGCCTCAGCCTCGGCAGCGGCGATCTTACTCTGATCGAGCTGACCGCCGCCTATGCGCCGCTCGCCGGAGACGGCACGCTCGCTCTGCCGCACGGCATCCGCGAAGTGCGCAACCGGGGCGGCGAAATCCTCTATGCCCGCTCCGGATCCGGCGCCGGACAGGTGATCGCGCCACAACCCGCCGCCGCGATGCGCGATCTCCTCGCCGCGGTCATCACCGGCGGCACTGGGCGCGGCGCGGCGTTGCCACCCGAGCTCGGCCCAGCCTATGGCAAGACCGGCACCAGCCAGAATTTCCGCGATGCTTGGTTCGTCGGTTTTGCCGGCAATGTCGTGGTCGGCGTTTGGCTTGGCAATGACGATGGCAAACCGATGCAAGGCGTTACCGGCGGCGGCGCGCCGGCCGCCATCTGGCGCGATTTCATGACGCAGGCCTTGCGTTAA
- the gyrB gene encoding DNA topoisomerase (ATP-hydrolyzing) subunit B has translation MTDPVTDPAAESSTPSPNGNAEGAYGADSIKVLRGLDAVRKRPGMYIGDTDDGSGLHRMIYEAVDNAVDEALAGYCDEVDVTLNADGSATVRDNGRGVPTGIHEEEGVSAAEVIMTKLHAGGKFDQNTYKVSGGLHGVGISVVNALSEWLELRVWRNGHEHFMRFHGGAPEDSLAVVGPSERTGTEVKFLPSPTIFALIHFDFDTLEHRLRELAFLNANVKITLTDERAAEPKVSILRYEGGILEYVHYLDRAKQSLLGEAITFIDDKDDVVVQVAMQWNDSYHETVLCFTNNIRQADGGTHLAGFRGALTRCVNAYAAQSGLAKREKVTISGDDAREGLTCVLSVKVPDPKFSSQTKEKLVSSEVRPVVEGVVGDRLGQWFEEHPNEAKTIMSKVVEAAAAREAARKARDLTRRKGVLSVSNLPGKLADCQERDPKKCELFLVEGDSAGGSAKQGRNRRNQAVLPLRGKILNVERARLAKMLNSNEIGTIITALGTGIGADDFDITKLRYDKIIIMTDADVDGSHIRTLLLTFFFRNMPELIQDTTNGGIHGHLFIAQPPLYRVKRGTSERYLKDDRALENFLIETGLEETVLEVQGGGSRAGADLASILDAAREIDVLVKALTRRTDQRIVEQAAIAGALNPDILNDPELAASAATYIAGRLDNLSPEIERGWHGEAVDLSKGRAFKFSRTLRSVTESHLVDSVLISTPEARKLDSLAASLQEIYSHPATLRRKDSEREITSPTMLLDAVYAAGRKGLSIQRYKGLGEMNPGQLWETTLDPDARTLRRVEIRDALEADEIFSTLMGEVVEPRREFIQNNALKVVNLDV, from the coding sequence ATGACTGATCCCGTAACAGACCCCGCCGCCGAAAGCAGCACACCAAGCCCGAACGGCAATGCAGAGGGTGCCTACGGCGCCGATTCCATCAAGGTGCTGCGCGGCCTCGACGCGGTGCGCAAGCGCCCTGGAATGTATATCGGCGATACCGACGATGGCTCGGGCCTCCATCGCATGATCTACGAAGCCGTCGACAATGCCGTCGATGAAGCGCTGGCTGGATATTGCGATGAAGTCGACGTCACATTGAACGCTGATGGTTCAGCCACAGTGCGCGACAATGGCCGCGGCGTACCAACCGGCATCCACGAAGAAGAAGGTGTCTCCGCTGCCGAGGTCATCATGACCAAATTGCATGCCGGCGGTAAGTTCGATCAAAACACCTACAAGGTTTCGGGCGGCCTGCACGGCGTCGGCATATCTGTTGTCAACGCCCTCTCCGAATGGTTGGAACTGCGCGTATGGCGCAACGGTCACGAGCATTTCATGCGCTTTCACGGCGGCGCGCCGGAAGACTCCCTCGCAGTGGTCGGCCCCTCTGAGCGCACCGGCACCGAAGTTAAATTCCTGCCATCCCCCACCATATTCGCCCTGATCCATTTCGATTTCGACACGCTTGAACATCGCCTGCGCGAACTCGCATTTCTCAACGCCAACGTCAAAATCACCCTAACGGACGAGCGTGCCGCGGAGCCGAAGGTCTCCATATTGCGCTATGAAGGCGGCATCCTCGAATATGTGCATTATCTCGACCGCGCCAAACAATCACTCCTCGGCGAGGCGATTACCTTTATCGACGACAAAGACGATGTTGTCGTTCAAGTCGCGATGCAATGGAACGACAGCTATCACGAAACGGTGCTGTGCTTTACCAACAATATCCGCCAAGCGGATGGCGGAACCCATCTGGCGGGCTTTCGCGGCGCCCTTACACGCTGCGTCAACGCCTATGCGGCGCAAAGCGGTTTAGCCAAGCGCGAAAAGGTAACTATTTCCGGCGATGATGCGCGCGAAGGACTCACCTGCGTCCTCTCCGTAAAGGTCCCGGACCCTAAATTTTCTTCGCAAACCAAAGAGAAGCTGGTGAGCTCCGAAGTGCGGCCGGTTGTGGAAGGCGTCGTTGGTGATCGCCTCGGCCAATGGTTCGAGGAACATCCAAATGAAGCGAAAACCATCATGTCCAAGGTGGTCGAAGCGGCGGCGGCACGCGAAGCGGCACGCAAGGCGCGCGATTTAACCCGACGCAAGGGCGTACTCAGCGTCTCCAACCTGCCCGGCAAACTTGCTGACTGCCAGGAACGCGATCCGAAGAAATGCGAACTGTTCCTGGTCGAGGGCGATTCGGCGGGCGGATCCGCCAAACAGGGGCGCAACCGGCGCAATCAAGCGGTTCTGCCGTTGCGCGGTAAGATCCTCAATGTCGAGCGCGCACGCCTGGCGAAAATGCTGAACTCGAACGAGATCGGCACCATTATCACGGCGCTTGGCACCGGTATCGGCGCTGACGATTTCGATATCACCAAACTGCGCTACGATAAAATCATCATCATGACCGATGCGGATGTGGACGGCTCGCATATCCGCACCCTTCTGCTCACCTTCTTCTTCCGCAACATGCCAGAACTTATTCAAGACACCACCAATGGCGGGATTCACGGGCATTTGTTCATCGCCCAGCCACCGCTCTACCGGGTGAAACGCGGCACCAGCGAGCGCTATCTGAAAGACGACCGCGCATTGGAAAACTTTTTGATCGAGACCGGGCTCGAGGAAACGGTGCTGGAAGTGCAGGGCGGCGGCAGCCGCGCCGGCGCTGATCTCGCCAGCATTCTAGACGCTGCACGCGAGATCGATGTCCTGGTCAAGGCGCTGACCCGGCGCACCGATCAACGCATTGTCGAGCAGGCGGCGATTGCCGGGGCGCTCAATCCCGATATTCTCAACGATCCGGAGCTGGCAGCCTCGGCCGCCACCTATATCGCTGGCCGTCTCGACAATCTCTCTCCGGAAATCGAGCGTGGCTGGCACGGCGAAGCGGTGGACCTGTCGAAGGGCCGGGCCTTCAAATTCAGCCGGACGTTGAGGAGCGTGACAGAGAGCCATCTCGTCGATTCGGTGCTGATCAGCACTCCCGAGGCGCGGAAGCTGGACAGTTTGGCCGCCAGCCTGCAGGAGATTTACAGCCATCCAGCCACGCTCCGGCGCAAGGATTCGGAACGTGAAATCACCTCACCGACGATGCTGCTGGACGCAGTCTATGCCGCCGGCCGCAAGGGCCTATCAATTCAACGCTATAAGGGTCTCGGCGAGATGAATCCGGGGCAACTGTGGGAAACCACGCTTGACCCGGATGCGCGTACGCTGCGCCGGGTGGAAATTAGAGACGCGTTGGAGGCCGACGAGATCTTCTCGACCCTGATGGGCGAGGTGGTGGAACCGCGCCGCGAATTCATCCAGAATAACGCGCTCAAGGTCGTCAATCTCGACGTCTGA
- the recF gene encoding DNA replication/repair protein RecF, whose protein sequence is MSYSARSSNGSQSAPRLAISRVTLSDFRCYTSLRLNCETGIVVLTGANGAGKTNLLEALSLLSPGRGLRGARLAEISRRRESGAQQSDSAAREWAVAAEFATPHGPLSVGVGWAEANGERRTVHIDGQTARSQTALAEHISMVWLTPAMDRLFVEAPAGRRRFLDRLVFAFDPAHAGRLQAYDKARRERSRLLRETRVDGTWLGALERNMAERAVAIAAARLDLVERLKRAFDEETGPFPHPEIAVQGVIEDSLEAQPALDVEENYRAALARARAQDRVSGTCEGVHRSDLFARLSAVGPPAEQASTGEQKAILISLILAHGRLLARLKGRVPVLLLDEIAAHLDASRRAALFEAIRDLGAQAWLTGTDDSLFAPLNGIAQFHKVANGQISQQASHD, encoded by the coding sequence CTGTCCTATTCAGCGCGCTCTTCGAACGGTTCGCAGAGCGCGCCTCGCCTCGCTATCAGCCGCGTAACACTAAGCGATTTCCGGTGCTATACCTCACTTCGCCTTAACTGCGAGACCGGGATTGTAGTCCTGACCGGGGCAAACGGCGCGGGCAAGACGAACCTTCTAGAAGCGCTTTCGTTGTTGAGCCCGGGGCGCGGCTTACGCGGCGCCCGGTTGGCTGAGATCTCACGCCGGCGCGAAAGTGGCGCGCAGCAATCTGACTCCGCGGCGCGGGAATGGGCCGTTGCAGCCGAGTTCGCCACGCCGCACGGCCCGCTATCGGTCGGTGTCGGATGGGCCGAGGCCAATGGCGAGCGCCGCACCGTGCATATCGACGGCCAGACGGCCCGCAGCCAAACGGCGCTCGCGGAACATATCTCAATGGTTTGGCTCACGCCGGCGATGGACCGCCTCTTCGTTGAAGCGCCGGCTGGCCGGCGGCGCTTTCTGGATCGCCTGGTATTTGCTTTCGATCCCGCCCACGCCGGGCGCCTGCAAGCCTATGACAAGGCGCGCCGCGAGCGCAGTCGATTGTTGCGCGAGACCCGGGTGGACGGTACCTGGCTGGGCGCCCTGGAACGAAATATGGCCGAGCGCGCCGTGGCCATTGCGGCGGCTCGCCTCGATCTGGTCGAGCGCCTGAAACGCGCATTTGATGAGGAAACCGGGCCTTTCCCGCATCCGGAGATTGCCGTGCAGGGCGTGATCGAGGATTCACTCGAGGCGCAGCCGGCGCTCGATGTCGAGGAAAATTACCGCGCTGCGCTGGCCCGCGCGCGCGCCCAAGACCGGGTCAGCGGCACCTGTGAAGGCGTACATCGGAGCGATTTGTTCGCCCGCCTGAGCGCCGTGGGCCCGCCCGCCGAGCAAGCTTCGACCGGCGAGCAAAAAGCCATTCTCATTTCCCTTATTCTCGCCCATGGCCGCTTGCTCGCCCGCCTCAAGGGCCGCGTACCGGTACTGCTGCTCGATGAAATTGCTGCCCATCTCGATGCATCGCGCCGTGCGGCTTTGTTCGAAGCGATCCGCGACCTCGGCGCCCAAGCCTGGCTGACCGGCACCGACGATTCCCTGTTTGCACCGCTCAACGGAATTGCTCAGTTCCACAAGGTGGCGAACGGCCAGATTTCACAACAGGCTAGCCATGACTGA
- the dnaN gene encoding DNA polymerase III subunit beta, producing MKLTIERSALLKSLAHVQSVVERRNTIPILSNVRLDAGDDEKLHLTATDMDLAVIEAAPANVAQSGATTTSAHMLYDIVRKLAEGAQVEISLIQDGGKLEIRSGRSRFTLSCLPVEDFPVMADGELDHRFAVSAGDLKRLIDKTAFAISTEETRYYLNGIYLHAAGDEGAKCLRAVATDGHRLARVDTALPAGAENIPGVIVPRKTVAELRKLIDESDGDVMIALSSSKVRFAFDGAILTSKLIDGSFPDYERVIPSANDKIMTVDKHAFIQAVDRVSTISTEKSRAIKISLEDSQMTLSATSPDAGAASEELDAQYNLEKMEIGFNSRYVLDMAKQIVGETIEFRLADSASPTLVRDSEDENVVYVIMPMRV from the coding sequence ATGAAATTGACGATTGAACGGAGTGCGCTGCTGAAGTCCCTCGCGCATGTTCAGAGCGTCGTTGAGAGACGCAACACGATCCCTATTCTCTCCAATGTCCGGCTCGACGCGGGTGATGATGAGAAATTGCACCTGACAGCGACGGACATGGACCTCGCGGTGATCGAAGCGGCGCCGGCGAATGTGGCGCAATCCGGCGCCACGACGACATCCGCCCATATGCTGTACGATATCGTACGCAAGTTGGCTGAAGGCGCCCAAGTCGAGATTTCATTGATCCAGGATGGCGGCAAGCTCGAAATTCGCTCCGGCCGTTCGCGATTTACTTTGTCGTGCCTGCCGGTCGAGGATTTTCCGGTCATGGCGGATGGAGAACTGGACCATCGATTTGCGGTTTCCGCCGGCGATCTTAAGCGTCTGATCGATAAGACCGCCTTCGCTATCTCGACCGAGGAAACGCGGTATTATTTGAACGGCATCTATTTGCATGCAGCGGGCGACGAGGGTGCCAAATGTTTGCGCGCCGTGGCGACCGACGGACACCGCCTGGCGCGAGTCGACACCGCATTGCCGGCGGGCGCAGAAAACATTCCCGGCGTCATCGTTCCCCGCAAGACCGTGGCCGAATTGCGCAAGCTGATCGATGAAAGCGACGGCGACGTGATGATTGCGCTTTCTAGCAGCAAGGTCCGCTTCGCGTTCGACGGCGCGATCCTGACTTCTAAATTGATCGACGGCTCTTTTCCCGATTATGAGCGCGTTATACCGTCAGCGAACGATAAAATCATGACGGTCGACAAGCATGCCTTCATACAGGCGGTTGATCGCGTATCGACGATTTCCACCGAGAAATCGAGGGCCATCAAGATCAGCCTCGAAGATTCGCAGATGACGCTGTCGGCGACCAGTCCGGATGCGGGTGCGGCCTCGGAAGAACTTGATGCGCAGTACAATCTGGAAAAAATGGAAATTGGCTTCAACTCCCGATATGTACTCGATATGGCCAAGCAGATCGTCGGCGAAACCATCGAATTTCGCCTTGCGGATTCGGCGTCACCCACTTTGGTGCGTGATTCAGAAGATGAAAACGTCGTTTACGTCATCATGCCCATGCGTGTTTAG
- the dnaA gene encoding chromosomal replication initiator protein DnaA yields the protein MPDTDKSTHPLHEDQWSTIRSRLQEELGDAAFRSWLKPLVLRRIENGEALVAAPTRFLRDWVSARYADRIAELWHEMNPDVRLVTVEVFAFSAPAPAPGMLKDSNPQRLAATTAVPNPTPTRGSFLRLRAVEEDVDALSSPLNPRFGFSEFVVGKPNEFAHAAARRVAEADKVPFNPLYLYGGVGLGKTHLMHAMARHIRERDPSRRVLYLSAEKFMYHFVRAVRYKDTMEFKEQFRSADVLMIDDVQFICGKDSTQEEFFHTFNVLIDHNRQVVISGDRSPSDLDAMEERLRSRLGWGLVADIHATTYELRLGILLAKIETIGVVDVPRDVVEFLARRITSNVRELEMALNRVTAHSTLVGRKIDLEVAKEVLRDVLRASERRITIEEIQRRVAEHYNIKLSEMSSERRARAVARPRQVAMFLSKQLTSRSLPEIGRKFGGRDHTTVMHAVRKIEELRLSDAAIAEDVELLKRTLES from the coding sequence ATGCCTGACACAGATAAATCCACGCATCCGCTTCATGAGGATCAGTGGTCCACCATCCGCTCGCGCCTCCAGGAAGAGTTAGGCGACGCAGCTTTTCGCAGCTGGTTGAAGCCCTTGGTGTTGCGCCGCATCGAGAATGGCGAAGCACTGGTGGCAGCGCCGACGCGCTTTCTGCGTGACTGGGTGAGCGCACGCTATGCCGACCGCATAGCTGAATTGTGGCATGAGATGAACCCCGATGTCCGCCTCGTGACGGTTGAGGTGTTCGCCTTCAGTGCCCCCGCGCCGGCGCCAGGCATGCTGAAGGATAGTAATCCGCAGCGGCTGGCCGCGACGACTGCGGTGCCTAACCCGACACCGACACGTGGCTCTTTCTTACGCCTGCGGGCGGTCGAGGAGGATGTCGACGCGCTCTCTTCGCCGCTCAACCCGCGCTTCGGATTTTCGGAGTTCGTCGTCGGCAAACCCAATGAATTCGCGCATGCTGCGGCGCGCCGAGTGGCCGAAGCGGACAAAGTGCCGTTCAATCCGCTCTATTTGTATGGCGGCGTAGGCCTCGGCAAGACCCATCTCATGCACGCGATGGCGCGCCATATCCGCGAGCGCGATCCGAGCCGTCGGGTGCTCTATTTGTCGGCCGAGAAGTTCATGTATCACTTCGTCCGAGCGGTTCGCTACAAGGACACCATGGAGTTCAAGGAGCAGTTTCGCTCCGCCGATGTGTTGATGATCGATGACGTCCAATTCATCTGCGGCAAGGACAGCACTCAGGAAGAATTCTTCCATACTTTCAATGTGTTGATCGATCATAACCGGCAGGTGGTGATATCCGGCGACAGATCGCCGTCCGATCTCGACGCCATGGAGGAGCGGTTGCGCTCGCGCCTCGGCTGGGGACTGGTAGCGGATATTCACGCCACCACCTACGAACTCCGGCTTGGCATCCTGCTTGCGAAGATTGAGACGATCGGCGTTGTCGATGTGCCACGCGATGTGGTTGAATTTTTGGCGCGGCGAATCACCAGCAATGTCCGCGAATTGGAAATGGCCCTCAACCGGGTGACTGCCCATTCCACACTGGTGGGGCGCAAAATTGACCTGGAAGTGGCAAAGGAAGTCCTGCGCGACGTTTTACGGGCCAGCGAGCGTCGTATTACGATCGAAGAAATCCAACGCCGGGTCGCGGAGCATTACAACATCAAATTATCGGAAATGTCGTCCGAGCGCCGTGCCCGCGCGGTTGCCCGTCCGCGCCAAGTGGCGATGTTCCTGAGCAAGCAATTGACCTCCCGCTCGCTGCCTGAAATCGGCCGCAAGTTCGGCGGACGCGATCATACGACCGTCATGCACGCGGTCCGAAAGATCGAGGAATTGCGTCTCAGCGACGCAGCGATTGCGGAAGATGTGGAACTTCTCAAACGCACCCTGGAAAGCTAG
- a CDS encoding rhodanese-like domain-containing protein, protein MSIITNNNIAPGETVGVDRDSVRRAARERLASGVSYAGDVTPGEAWQVLADDADAVLVDVRTDAEWNFVGVPELGSLDKKPLLISWQRFPDMSQNQEFASELARAGVASSAAVLFLCRSGVRSASAAEHCAAEGFTNCYNIIEGFEGVPDADKHRGKISGWKMRALPWVQG, encoded by the coding sequence ATGAGCATTATCACCAACAATAATATTGCGCCGGGAGAAACGGTGGGAGTCGATCGGGACAGTGTGCGCCGCGCGGCCAGGGAACGGCTCGCGTCCGGGGTTTCTTATGCCGGCGACGTCACGCCGGGCGAAGCTTGGCAAGTTCTCGCGGACGATGCCGACGCCGTTCTTGTCGACGTGCGCACCGACGCGGAATGGAACTTTGTCGGCGTGCCCGAGCTCGGCTCTCTGGATAAAAAGCCGCTGCTAATTTCCTGGCAGCGCTTTCCAGACATGTCGCAAAACCAGGAATTCGCGTCTGAGCTCGCGCGCGCCGGCGTGGCGTCATCGGCTGCTGTCCTCTTTCTCTGCCGCAGTGGTGTACGCTCCGCGTCGGCGGCCGAACACTGCGCGGCTGAAGGTTTCACGAATTGTTACAATATCATTGAAGGGTTTGAAGGCGTGCCGGACGCGGACAAGCACCGCGGCAAGATATCTGGCTGGAAAATGCGCGCGCTCCCGTGGGTTCAGGGCTGA
- the rpsT gene encoding 30S ribosomal protein S20, giving the protein MAHTVQAKKRIRQLLKNTDINRMRMSRIRTYMRTVEQAIESGDKPAAQEALKAFQPEIMRGVTKGVLRLNMAARRISRLNKRIKALG; this is encoded by the coding sequence ATGGCGCACACCGTGCAGGCGAAAAAACGAATTCGGCAACTGTTAAAGAATACGGATATCAACCGCATGCGGATGAGCCGGATTCGGACATATATGCGCACGGTTGAACAGGCGATCGAGAGCGGTGACAAGCCGGCGGCGCAAGAAGCCTTGAAGGCGTTTCAGCCGGAAATCATGCGTGGCGTCACCAAGGGCGTGTTACGCCTGAACATGGCGGCGCGGCGTATCTCGCGTCTCAACAAACGGATCAAGGCGCTCGGCTAG